In Kangiella koreensis DSM 16069, the DNA window GGCACGATGATAATAAATCAATGACAAGGCAGCCCACAATGACGTATTGATAGCAGCTTCCACCAAGCTGTATTCAGAGACGAATATTTGGCCATCATACAACCAATAGCGAAGTTCAGTTCCAATGGCGAGTATTAGAAGGTGTAGAGTAGCGGCTTCAAGCCAGCGCTTAAGGGGGCTTTCAGGAGCGCATAAGCGACTAGCCAAATACGCAAATAGTGTGGAGCCACCATAGGTATAAAGTGACCAGTGCACATCGGTTGGGTAGTCTGCCAGCCAGGGGTTCAAGGTTAGCCGAATGACCACAAGGGAAAGAACGGCCTTGAGTAGTAACTCTAACCATGGGAAATGATAGCGTTTGATTAACCAGGTAAATGTTAATAGTTGCGCTGCTAACGCCAGAGATAGCAAAGCTTCACGGAAGAACAGCACGGCAGCCAGAGAATAAGCAAAATGTGCCGACAAGGTAAGCCACAAAGCGACTTGGTCCTGTTTATTTCGTTGCAATCGCAAACCAGCGACAAGGGCATAGATTAAGCCAAGTAATAGAGTGAACACGCTCCAGAGCAGGGATGGTGTATGGCCATGAACCTGTAAATAACAAAGCGAAATCCAAACCAAAGGTGCTATTAAGGCTAATGAGGCGCGGCTATGGCTGAAGCCTCGCGCGTACCATTGCCATGCAGATAGCCCCGAATAGGTCAGTGTCATGGCACTGGCGAACATAAGGAACTGCTCTTTGAGCGCATCCGGTAAGAGTTGGAATTGGTAGCCATTGCTACCGGCAACAGGCTCAAATCCAATCGCAAACCAGACCAGCCACTGAACAATCAATGCAGCCCAAGGTAGCAGGGAGAGACTTTGTCGACCAAAGCTTGCTAGAAAAACAACAACAATGAAAGGAGTGGATAAAGCAAAGGACATTGCTCCCTCTCCTTGTCTTAGCATCGAAATGCCCCATGCCAAAGTAATTAACAGCACCACCAGCTGATGCATTGAGGTGGGTTGATTGGCGATACTGAATGTGTTGTTGTCAGCTTGAGAAGCCGACTCGGTTTGCTTGTTTGATAGCAACCAGTCAAAGCGCGGAATGGCTAATATTCCCCACGCCAATAGAGCTAGATAGAACCCTTGAAAAGAGTCGGCCTGATTTGTGGAGAGAGAGATAAGCCACCAGCCTAGCGAACCGGCAACCAGACTCCACCACAGCCATTCTCGAAATACATAACGAACCAGCAGAAGTGCGGAGCCGGTGATAATTAGCGAGTAAACCAAAGCGGCTATCATGTTACCACTGTTGGTGTTTACCAATATGGGCACGATGTAAGCACCAATCAAACCCATAATGGCTAATACTGGACCATGTAACAGTGACAGACCCATGGTTAGTAAGGACACAATAGCGAGCAAGACGAAAACCCAGCTGGGCTGCATCAGTTCATAGATGTGCAGGGCGGCCAGCAAAGCGGCATAGAGTGTAATACTTGCGCCGCCCGCCAAAGATGCAAATACCGGATCGCTACCTTTATTGCGTCGACGTAGCCACTCAGCTACCGCATGAAATGTTAGCCCAATAACGATGGCTAATGTTATTTGTGTTTTCGGACCCAATAAGCCAGCGCTGATGCTGTATTTAACTAAAAAGATTCCCGCTAGTCCGACAGACATGCCTCCCAGCCAGATCATCCAGTTATCGATTAAGTGGTCGAGCCAACCTGGACTCTCTATCTTTGTCGAAGTAGAGGCCGGAGATGGTCGAGGGGAGTTTATGGGTTTTTGCGGAGTCGGAGCCTTTACTCGAGAAGGTTCTGCAGGCTGTTCTGGTTGTTTTTCTGATGCAGGAGCTTTAACTTCAGCAACTGATTGTGCTGGCGCTTGTCTGTCGTTGGCAGACTTTAACTGCTTCAGCTCATGAGATAGTCGTTGATGAGCTTCATTAAGTTTGTTGATACGGAAAAAAGAAACAAAGCCTAATATCCCTCCGATAAATGCTACCAACAGCATTAATATCACTAACATTATAAGTGACTCCATAATGTAACTCCCAATTCCCTATAACTGTTATGGATTTATTTGATAGCCCAAAATATATCAGTTTAGCGGTCAAGCAAACAGCTAATTGATTGAAATATAGAATAAATCAAAGTTTGTTCTGAAAATTACGTGTTGTAGCATCAGGTTTTACGAGGAGAGGATTGAATTTAGCAGAGGAGAGGATTACCCTATTTTTTATAAGGATATATTCTGTCCAGGATGCCTGTCTGGAAGAGCTAGGGGTAGCCAATCTCCAACGCATAATCTATGCATATCTGACTTCTTATAAATAAAAGCTATCTATCTCATAGTTCTTTATAAATGTTAGCGATTCTAGGGTGAGAGTATATTCATTAGGAACCTTGTATTTCTCATACAAAAGGAGTCGTAAAATGTTAAAAAAATCAATCCCTTTAATCTCTGCATTAGCAGTGGCGGTGTCATTAGGAATGGCATCAACCCATGCTGTAGCAGCAGATGAAACAGGGTCTATGGCCAATGAATATTGGTGGCCTAACAAACTAGACCTTGAACCTCTCCGCCAACATAGTCCTGAGTCTAATCCCTACGGTGATGACTTTGATTATGCTGAAGCTTTCAGCAAATTAGACCTCAACGCTGTTAAAAAAGATATCGAAGCCTTAATGACCTCCGATCAAGAATGGTGGCCGGCAGATTATGGTCATTATGGTCCTTTCTTCATTCGTATGGCGTGGCATGGTGCGGGTACTTACCGGGTGCAAGATGGCCGCGGTGGTGCTGGCGGTGGCCAACAACGTTTCGAGCCGCTTAACAGCTGGCCGGATAATGTGAGCCTTGATAAAGCGCGTCGTTTGCTTTGGCCGGTAAAACAAAAATACGGGCGTAGCATTTCCTGGGCTGACTTAATGGTACTGACCGGTAACGTTGCGCTTGAGTCGATGGGCTTTAAAACCTTCGGTTTTGCGGGTGGTCGTGTCGATCAATGGGAACCTGATATCGTCTATTGGGGCCCTGAAAAAAAATGGTTAGCGGATGAGCGCTATGAAGGTGATCGTAAACTGGATAATCCATTAGCAGCTGTGCAGATGGGTTTGATTTATGTGAACCCAGAAGGTCCTAACGGCAAACCTGATCCATTATTAGCAGCCAAGGACATTCGCGATACGTTTGGGCGGATGGCAATGAATGATGAAGAAACGGTTGCCTTGATTGCCGGTGGTCACACCTTCGGTAAAGCGCACGGTGCGCACAAACCCGATGAATGTATTGGGCCTGATCCCGCTGGCGCACCAATCGAGAACCAGGGTTTGGGTTGGGAAAATAAATGTGGCAAAGGTAACGCTGAAGACACTATCACCAGTGGCTTAGAAGGTGCCTGGTCAGTAAACCCAATCGCGTTTACCACTCAATACTTCGATAATCTATTCGGTTTTGAATGGGAACAAACTCGCAGTCCAGCGGGTGCGATTCAATGGATACCCAAAGATGGTCAAGCGGCAAATTTAGTACCTGATGCGCACGTTGAAGGTAAGCGTCATGCGCCCATCATGTTCACCACTGACTTGTCGCTTAAGTTTGATCCTGAGTATCGCAAAATCTCCAAGCGATTCCATGAGAATCCAGAGGAATTTGAACTAGCATTCGCTAAAGCCTGGTTCAAGTTAACACACCGTGATATGGGGCCGAAAGCTCGATACTTAGGCAGTGAGGTACCAAACGAAGATCTTAGCTGGCAAGACCCGATCCCTGAAGTAGACTACACCTTGATCAATGACGACGAAATCGCTGATTTGAAAGAGGAGATTCTGGATTCAGGTCTAACCGTAGAGCAATTGGTCAGAACTGCATGGGCTTCAGCTGCAACGTTCCGCAATACTGACATGCGCGGTGGAGCTAACGGTGCGCGCTTACGTTTAGCACCGCAAAAAAGTTGGGCAGTGAACGATCCGAAAGAACTGGCGAAAGTTATGAAGAAGCTTGAATCGATTCAGAAGGCCTTCAACAAAAGCCTTAAGAGTGGCAAGAAAGTTTCCTTAGCGGACGTGATTGTTCTGGGCGGTGCAGCGGCCATTGAAAAAGCAGCCAAAGATGGAGGCCATGATGTGACAGTTCCGTTCTACCCTGGTCGTAACGATGCGACAGCAGAAATGACGGAAGTGGATTCAGTCCAGTATCTTGAGCCAAAAGCAGATGCATTCCGAAACTACTTTGGTAAAGACAATCGTTTATCACCAGCGCAAATGATGGTCGATAAAGCCGATACATTAGGCTTGACCGTACCAGAAATGACCGTGTTAATAGGTGGTATGCGTGCCTTGGGAGCCAACACTGGCGGCGTTAAGCACGGTGTCTTTACGGCAAAACCCGGCACCTTAACCAATGACTTCTTTGTGAACCTGCTGAGCATGGACACTAAATGGTCAAAAGCAAAAGGTACGGAAGGTTTGTATGAAGGCAAGGACCGTGCAACAGGTAAAGTGAAGTGGACCGCCACTCCCGTTGATCTGATATTCGGTTCTAACTCAGAGCTTCGCGCAGTAGCAGAAGTTTATGCACAAAGTGACTCGCAAGAGAAATTTGTCAATGACTTCGTTGCCGCCTGGAGTAAAGTAATGACAAATGATCGATTTGATCTAGAGTAATTACTAAGCGGCAATAAAACTGTAAGCTAAGAAGCCACCTGCGGGTGGTTTCTTTTTATGTTGTCATAAAGCATTCTACGAAGGGTATATGAAAATAATACTGTTATTAACGTTATTCTCAGTTTTGACTGGCTGCACCTTATCAGCTAACCAAACAGTGGAAGAATCGAAACAAAAACAGAATCAAGAAGTGGTTGCTGAAAATTCTGTATCCAAAGAACTGATCACTCAGGGCGCAAAATATTTTCGCTTTCGTTGTGGCGGTTGCCACGAAATGAGTACTGAAAAAGGTTCAAGCTTTGGACCGCACCTTGAGGGTATTATTGGGCGAAAAGTTGGGGCTGTAGAAGGTTATGATTATTCAAACGCATTAAAAGAAGCTGACTTTGTGTGGACTGAAGAAGTGATGGCTAACTGGTTGGCAAAGCCTGAATCATTACTGCCGGGTATGTGCATGACCTTTAAAGGTGTGCCAGACGAAGACGTGCGCAGGGCAATGATAGCTTTTATGAAAGAGCCAGGCTTATAAGAATAAGTGGTATTAGGAAGGCAATAAGAAATGTGGTCTGAGCGTTATCGATTATATAAATAACGCTCATTGAAAGTGATTGGCTAATAAATTAACAGTCGCCAATACGTTCAGAAGTCCATCGCATATTAATTTCCATCTGCATACCTTGCATCGACATATTCATATCCATGGTGCCATGCCCGGTATCATCTTCTGCTGTATATTCTCCATTAACAGTCACTTCATTACCTTCAGCACTACAGGCCATGCCAAAAGTTAAGGTGTTGCCTGAAATGTCATTTCTAATAACTTCACACTCACCTAATTCTTCGGTCATTTCTTCTGGATTAAATGAGGTCTCGGTAACGCACTCTTCCGTGGTTGAAGTTTGTGTTTGATCAAGTAAGGAGTTGCTGGTTGTTGTAGTTGTTTTCCAAAGGCCTGGGTTGATGGATAACTCCGATGCTTGCGCAGAGGAAAAAGAAAGGGCTGTAAAAGCGATAAGAGAAAGAGAAAATATTTTAAACATAATGATGTCCCTATAATGAATAAGTAAGAAAGCTTAAAGGCAATGATTAGAGAAATCCAGTTGTAAGGGGCTACCCATAGAAAATTTTACAAAAAGATTTCTGTAAAAAGTCAGCTAGAGAGATATCAAACTAGTATCAGGATATTTGCCGGTCCACAAGCCAAAAGCTTCTGCACCTTGCTCAATCAACATGCCCAGACCATCAAATTGTAGAGCGGTGTAATCTTTAGCGGCAGTTAAAAAGGTTTCAGCTTTAGCGCCATAATTTAAGTCATAAGCTACCGCGGTATTGTCAAATTTAATCTGCGGCAAAAACTGTTCCGCATTAAAACTGACAGAGTTAACCACTAGATCCACAGCGATATCATTGGTGTAAAGTTGAATCGGACCAAGATGATTTAATGCCTCGGCCATGGCCTGTGCTTTAGATTGAGTACGATTTATTAAGTAGACTTCGAAACCATCAAGTAATAGTGCCTGAGCAATGCAACGGGCAACACCACCAGCACCCAGCAACACCGCACGCTTATTCTGAAAGTCGAGTTCTTTATGGTGCAAGTCTTTAACAAAGCCAATGCCATCTGTGCTGTCGCCTAATATTCCTTCCTTGGTTTTGACCAAGGTATTGACGCTTTGCGAATCCTTAGCGCGTTGCGTAATAATGGTCGCGTAATCAAGCGCCTGTTGTTTGAAAGGCGCGGTAACATTAAGACCATAACCGCCACTCTGGAAAAAATCGTTCAGAACACGGTTAAAGCCTTTAGCTGTCGGACAGATTTTCCCATACTGAATATCAATGCCAAACTGCTGTGCGAATTGCTGGTGCAGCTGCGGCGACATGCTGTGTGAAATTGGATTGCCCACAACACCAAGTCGTAATGGTTGGTTAGGCTCGATAATGCTACTCATATAATAGAACCTTAACCGATCAAACCAAAAATAATATACAACACGATACTAATTCCGCCTGCAAACAGTGCATAAGGTAATTGAGTTTTAACGTGATCCAGAAGATCGCAACCCGCAGCCAATGACGAAATTACCGTGGTGTCAGAAATCGGCGAAGCATGATCGCCGAATACGCTACCGCCTAAAACCGCAGCTAACACCAGACTTGGTGAAATACCTAAACTGACCGCTAAAGGAATAGCGATTGGAATCAGGATGCCGAAAGTACCCCATGAGGTTCCAGTGGTGAAAGAAATAAAACCAGCCAACACAAAAATCAGTGCTGGAATAATCCACAAAGGCAGAAACTCACCGACGGCGCCCGCGACAAATTCACCGGTTTTTAAATCGGTCATCGAATCCGATAGCGCGAAAGCAAGCAATACTAGCGTGACCAAAGGCAACAGATGACCAAGTCCCTTGAATGATTCTTCCATCAGTTCTTTAGTTTTGCGTTTGGCATCAAAGCGTAACAAACCGAAAATCAAGAGGGTTGAAAGGATCACTGACCACAGAACTGACTCGGAGCCTGAACCCTGGCGCAAATCGCCATCGCCAGTGATATACATAAACACTAGAATGCTGATCACCATAAAGGAAAGCGGCCAAAGCATATACCGTTTCTTGGTGGCTGGTGGTAAGGGCTCGCTGGGCACTTCTAATGCTTTCGATTCCTCAGCTTTTAGCGGGCCATAAACCTTGCCCGTGTAAACCGTATAAAAGACTATCAGCAAAGTAACGATGGCATAAAAGTTTAAGCCAATACTGGTCACCAACACGCCAGTTGGATTAGCAACGCCGGTTTTTTCAACATGACCGAGAATGGCTGCGCCCCATCCGTTTAGAAGAATCAGAACGCTGATTGGCGCACAGGTAGAATCGATAATATACGCCAATCGGGCACGGCTCATCTTGAATTTGTCGAATAAAGCCTGCGATGATAGGCCGGCGGTTAACACACTCATATTAGTATCGATAAAGATGCTGCTTCCGAGAATAGTTGGAAGCATGCCTGCTCGGCGTTGATTGTGAACATATTCTTTGCGCGTCAGCCAATTGACCAATGCCGAAACGCCGCCAGAAATCTTAATTAGTTGAATCAGGGCGCCAATCAAAAGGCTAAACATCAAAATCCGCGTGTTATACGCGCTCGAAAAGACGCTGACTAAACGGTCAACGGTATCGGTGAACGCATGGATAGGATTACCACCAACCAGAATCAGCTCAGCAGTGAAAATCGCCATCAACAGAGCGATGATGACTTGGCGTTTCCAGACAGCGATTAAAATCGCTACAATGGGCGGTAGGATGCTTAACCAGGACATAAAGGTAATGGTTTTGTTATTCGAGTTTTCCGTCAAAGCACCATATAGCAATCATCAGGTAAATTCAATGCAAGAGAAAACCAGCCCCAAACGCTTCGTCGCCGGCGCCACCTGCCCCGAATGTAAGGCAATGGACACTACAGTCTGCTTTTATGAAGACGACATCTTTGTACGGGAATGCACCGAATGCGGTTTTATAGAAAGAATTGGTCATGATGAAGAGCCAGACGATAAATCAAAACCGCAGATGATTAAGGTCAAAGAGTTGTAGGGGGATAGCTACAATGTATCGCATACCAAAAGATTTAGATCTTTCTAAAATGATTGGAGAGTTCACAACGCAAATAGCTGTGGGGCAGAATGACATTCAGTTAAGCTTTGGGAGTGTCACCTTTACCATTGAATCAAAAATAATGATCATTCGAGATGGCAAGATCATTGGGATATGGGAAGGCGCTAACTGGCCAACATCAGAGTTCTACGAGATTATGAACGTCCATGTGGTGGATTATAAGGTTCCAGGTGAGAGAACAATCGTCATTGTCCTTGAGAATAATATGGAGATACATATGCATGATGACTCCGACCATTATGAATGCATACAAATATCAATTGATGGTAATGTTAAATGGTTATTTAATTACAACGAATAAATGGCAAGCATAAAGAGACTAAGAAGTGTAATTCATAGCACTGCTCACCATTCCGTGAGCGGGCTTTGCTACGTGCATCCTTATTTAGGAGAAGCATGTCAAGAAGTTGGTATAAGTACGGTATCTGTGAGCCTGTCAAAAATCGAGATAAAGCCTAAACTTGAAAATGAAAGGAAGGAATTAGAGTTATCAATTACCGCACTTCGACAGAAGTTCAAGGAACTGCTGGAATCTGAACGAATGATGATGGATGAAATAAAAAGTGCGGATATTATCTTTAATTTCAGCAAAAGTATTTGGCCAGATAGTTGTTATATTGAGGTGGTAACACAAGAGGATAAAAGGATTGAGGTCGCCGTAGACTCTTTGGGTAATCCAGCTGAGATTTTAAAAGCCGAAAGGTAGGAAGTGCCCTCGGTACCGCGGTATGACACGGTAATGTTTGAGTTGGATTATTGTGAGCATAAAAAAAGGTGCGTCGTGACGCACCCTACGTAGAACGAAATATATTAACTCTTTTCGGTTAAATCACCGATCAAATCATATTCACGTCTTGGTTTAACTTCATTAGCCAGTCCTTTTTGGTAGGCTTCCTGCGCTTGGATGGGATGGCCAAGTTGGTTGTAGGCCTGGGCGAGGTAATAGTGTGCTTCAGCGGATGGAATGATCGCCAGGCTTTGCTCCAGATAACTTTTGGCTTTGCCCCACAGTTGTGCTTTAAGCGCCAACTTACCTAGAGTTGCGAGTAGCACAGCGTTATGGGGTTTTTGTTTAAGCCAACCTTCGGCGTAGGCTAATGTCTTATCGGGCTGTGGTGTGTCGATATCACCGAACAGTTGAATCAGCTCGTCCTGCCATTGGTGTTTTACTGAATCTTTAACCAATACTTCCAATTCCTGATCCTGTTGCAATTGTGCAAGGGCTCTACCGTAGGTCAGTTCTAGCTCAGGCGATTTGCGCAAATGATTGGGTATACTGCTCCAGAACTCTGAAAGTTTGTCGAAGTTGGCGGTTTCAGCCTGTTTTTGCAGCTGATGATTCCAGGCCAAAATTTCAATGGTATTCAGTTCGCTGGATTCGAACACACGGTTTTTGCGTAGCTTGGGCAAGATATCGATGACATGTTGCCAGTCATTCAAGCGTGCATACAGTTGATAAAGCAATTTCAGGACATAAGGGTGATGTGGCGATATGTCACGTAAGTGGCTTAAAGTCGCTAGCGCTTGCTCGTATTGCTTGTGCTGCATCTGTAGCTGTGCCTGAGTCAGGCCAATCGCGACCTGCGCATCAGGCTGAGTTTTAGCGGCTATATGCAGATAATGATCACGTCCCTTGTCATTACCCTGTTCCTGCGCGGCACGAGCGGCTGCTAAGTAATTAATCAGTTTGGTATTGCGAATCTGAGCGCCTTTGGCCAATAATTTTTCTGCTGTTTTCCAATGACCTTCGGCTAAGGCAATCATGCCGTCGATGGTGTTTTGACGAGCTTTACGAAGATTACGATCACCGAACCAGTTGAGGGTCAGGTTGCTGGTGCGCAGTAAATAGCGAATCAGTAACCAGACCAGCCATAATAAAACTAGGCCTAAAACAAGCAGGCCAAGCGCAACATTGTTCTTAAACTCAATGGCGGTTTTATCGAGCAGGATATAAGTCGAACCAGGGATTTTGCTGATCAGCGGGCCAATAATCAGACCACCCAACAGACCGAATAGTAGATACCATTTTAACTTCATTGGGCGACCTCCTCAGAGGTTGCTGGTGCTGGATTGCTAGCTTGAGACTGGCGCCCGGTAATTTGCTCTATGACCCGTAACGATTGCAGTTGCTGTGGCAAATTAAGCGCCACGCTCATTTGTAATAATTCATCCAGCTGTTGCATAAAAGCAGTGGTAGTTGCAGGTTCACTTTTGAAATATTGGCTGACCCAGTCTTCAATTTCACCAAGAGCATTTTGATAGACTGCATCATTATGCTGAATAGCCGCCAGTTGTGCGGTTTGTAGATTCAACAGGATGTTTTGACGCAGCAGAGCATCATGTTGTGGCGAGATAAAAGGCTTCATTGATTCATCATAATGATGCACCGTGTAATACTGGCTGAGTGCAGAACTGAAAGAATCTTTAAAGCGTTGCCAGCCAGAAGTTTCTTCTTCGGTGGTGCCATCGGTAGCTTCAGTTGATTCAGTATCTTCGGCATCAGGTAGTTGCACCGTCGCTAATTCAAGATCTTCAACCAAAGGCTTGAGGCTTTGCAGTTTTATCGCGACGCCTTCGATATCCAGTGCACCGCTGGCGCGAACAATATTGATGTCGTTATTGATAGCCTGACGTAAACTTTGCAGACTGGAATCATTCATGGCCAACACCTGACGGTCTGCAGCTTGCAATAATCCTACGATGGTTTTGGCGTTGTCTGTATAATGCAGTTTGTAGGAAGCCTGGCGAATCAAATATTCCGCCTCGGCCAGCATCCATTGATTCTGTTGCTCGTCAGTTGAGGTGATTTTTTGTTGCGTAATCTTGAGCTCGTTTTGCAATTGTTCCAGTTGCAGAGAAAGTTGATGATTAACCTGCGACAGCTCATTGGCCTGCTGGCTACTTTCGCTTTCTAAATTATTAATAACACCTTGTTGTTGCTGTACCTGCTGTTGCAGTTGATCCAGCGTACTGGCTTTTTCCTGCGCTGATTGGTAGTTGTTCCAAAGGGTCCAGCCGTAGTAGCCGCCTGCACCAATAATCGCAAGAATAATGACGATGATGATCCACTTCATGGGAGATGGTTTTTTAGCGGAGGAGGTATTACTTGCTGGTGTTTTTTTGCCAGAGTGAGCCCCTGAGCTGGCAGCTTTTTTGTCTTGAGTGGCTGATGATTGAGAATTGCTGGAGCTTTTGTCTGACTTGGCATCGCTACCAGAGTTAGAATTATTGTTTGAGGTCGCTTTGTCGTCCTGGCTGGCAGGAGTCGTCTCTTGCTTAACCGTATCTTTTGCGTCCTTATCCTTTTTGCTCATAGGTTCTCTCTCTTTACTTATTCATTATCAGTTACTTATTCATATCAGAAATAAAACATTGCTGAACGAACTTCGCAAGCTGTTGCTATCAGGGTTGGCACCAGTTTAAGCAGGCGCTAATGATTTCAGCGTTGGATGCGTCTTTAGCAGTATAACAATTTGTATAGCCCATTTGTCGAGCCAAATCACTAATTCGCGAGCTACCGCTGATAATAACTACCTGTTCGGGTGTAATCCCTGCAGTTGATAACATCTTATCGGTCAGCTCGAGGATTTGACCGCTGGTAACTACCCAGCCGATGGGCTTTTCTGCACTTGCCTGCTGCATGGCTGGCGGCAGTGCCGCTGTCAGTTCGATGCGATGATAGACCGGCAAAACGCCAAGTTGATAAGGGCCGCCCAGTTCCTGTTCCAGTAGGCCGCGTCCTTTATCGCCACGAATTAACAAAATTGGATAGTCGGCGGGCAATGAGAATTGGTTGATTAATGCCAGAATGCCTTCGCTATCCGGTGTTTTCGGAACTAACGCTGAAAGACCATAAGGCTGCAATGCCTTTTGAGTGGCTTTGCCGACGGCTATAAGGGTGTGGCCGAGAAACTGGTCGAGTTGTTCCTGGCTAAGATCTTTCAAGGCATAATCCACTGCCTGCTTGCTGACAAAAATCCACAGCTTGTGTTGCTTTAATAGTGTTAGCTGCTGTTCAGGTGAGTAATCGGTATTGGAGGTAAAGCGGATCAGTGGGCAGTGAATAGCGCGGTAACCCTCATCATTAAGCTCCTGACATAAGCTCTCG includes these proteins:
- a CDS encoding DUF3617 domain-containing protein → MFKIFSLSLIAFTALSFSSAQASELSINPGLWKTTTTTSNSLLDQTQTSTTEECVTETSFNPEEMTEELGECEVIRNDISGNTLTFGMACSAEGNEVTVNGEYTAEDDTGHGTMDMNMSMQGMQMEINMRWTSERIGDC
- the aroE gene encoding shikimate dehydrogenase; the encoded protein is MSSIIEPNQPLRLGVVGNPISHSMSPQLHQQFAQQFGIDIQYGKICPTAKGFNRVLNDFFQSGGYGLNVTAPFKQQALDYATIITQRAKDSQSVNTLVKTKEGILGDSTDGIGFVKDLHHKELDFQNKRAVLLGAGGVARCIAQALLLDGFEVYLINRTQSKAQAMAEALNHLGPIQLYTNDIAVDLVVNSVSFNAEQFLPQIKFDNTAVAYDLNYGAKAETFLTAAKDYTALQFDGLGMLIEQGAEAFGLWTGKYPDTSLISL
- a CDS encoding heme biosynthesis protein HemY, producing the protein MKLKWYLLFGLLGGLIIGPLISKIPGSTYILLDKTAIEFKNNVALGLLVLGLVLLWLVWLLIRYLLRTSNLTLNWFGDRNLRKARQNTIDGMIALAEGHWKTAEKLLAKGAQIRNTKLINYLAAARAAQEQGNDKGRDHYLHIAAKTQPDAQVAIGLTQAQLQMQHKQYEQALATLSHLRDISPHHPYVLKLLYQLYARLNDWQHVIDILPKLRKNRVFESSELNTIEILAWNHQLQKQAETANFDKLSEFWSSIPNHLRKSPELELTYGRALAQLQQDQELEVLVKDSVKHQWQDELIQLFGDIDTPQPDKTLAYAEGWLKQKPHNAVLLATLGKLALKAQLWGKAKSYLEQSLAIIPSAEAHYYLAQAYNQLGHPIQAQEAYQKGLANEVKPRREYDLIGDLTEKS
- the katG gene encoding catalase/peroxidase HPI, whose product is MLKKSIPLISALAVAVSLGMASTHAVAADETGSMANEYWWPNKLDLEPLRQHSPESNPYGDDFDYAEAFSKLDLNAVKKDIEALMTSDQEWWPADYGHYGPFFIRMAWHGAGTYRVQDGRGGAGGGQQRFEPLNSWPDNVSLDKARRLLWPVKQKYGRSISWADLMVLTGNVALESMGFKTFGFAGGRVDQWEPDIVYWGPEKKWLADERYEGDRKLDNPLAAVQMGLIYVNPEGPNGKPDPLLAAKDIRDTFGRMAMNDEETVALIAGGHTFGKAHGAHKPDECIGPDPAGAPIENQGLGWENKCGKGNAEDTITSGLEGAWSVNPIAFTTQYFDNLFGFEWEQTRSPAGAIQWIPKDGQAANLVPDAHVEGKRHAPIMFTTDLSLKFDPEYRKISKRFHENPEEFELAFAKAWFKLTHRDMGPKARYLGSEVPNEDLSWQDPIPEVDYTLINDDEIADLKEEILDSGLTVEQLVRTAWASAATFRNTDMRGGANGARLRLAPQKSWAVNDPKELAKVMKKLESIQKAFNKSLKSGKKVSLADVIVLGGAAAIEKAAKDGGHDVTVPFYPGRNDATAEMTEVDSVQYLEPKADAFRNYFGKDNRLSPAQMMVDKADTLGLTVPEMTVLIGGMRALGANTGGVKHGVFTAKPGTLTNDFFVNLLSMDTKWSKAKGTEGLYEGKDRATGKVKWTATPVDLIFGSNSELRAVAEVYAQSDSQEKFVNDFVAAWSKVMTNDRFDLE
- a CDS encoding DUF2339 domain-containing protein, with the protein product MESLIMLVILMLLVAFIGGILGFVSFFRINKLNEAHQRLSHELKQLKSANDRQAPAQSVAEVKAPASEKQPEQPAEPSRVKAPTPQKPINSPRPSPASTSTKIESPGWLDHLIDNWMIWLGGMSVGLAGIFLVKYSISAGLLGPKTQITLAIVIGLTFHAVAEWLRRRNKGSDPVFASLAGGASITLYAALLAALHIYELMQPSWVFVLLAIVSLLTMGLSLLHGPVLAIMGLIGAYIVPILVNTNSGNMIAALVYSLIITGSALLLVRYVFREWLWWSLVAGSLGWWLISLSTNQADSFQGFYLALLAWGILAIPRFDWLLSNKQTESASQADNNTFSIANQPTSMHQLVVLLITLAWGISMLRQGEGAMSFALSTPFIVVVFLASFGRQSLSLLPWAALIVQWLVWFAIGFEPVAGSNGYQFQLLPDALKEQFLMFASAMTLTYSGLSAWQWYARGFSHSRASLALIAPLVWISLCYLQVHGHTPSLLWSVFTLLLGLIYALVAGLRLQRNKQDQVALWLTLSAHFAYSLAAVLFFREALLSLALAAQLLTFTWLIKRYHFPWLELLLKAVLSLVVIRLTLNPWLADYPTDVHWSLYTYGGSTLFAYLASRLCAPESPLKRWLEAATLHLLILAIGTELRYWLYDGQIFVSEYSLVEAAINTSLWAALSLIYYHRATLSNTLGNFYRICSKLLLFMAAASYAICVVIKNPWWSGESISGLPIFNILLLAYGAPIALALLIARFHSPNFKKMALRVAGFATLLFVTLEIRQLWQGSSLALNRSTGDGEIYTYSIVWLLLSIPAVLFGTHWSNKELYRAGMGLLVFVIGKIFLVDMAGLDGLWRVASFMGLGLSLLALAWLHQRVAKQASEHSN
- a CDS encoding YheV family putative zinc ribbon protein — protein: MVLLFEFSVKAPYSNHQVNSMQEKTSPKRFVAGATCPECKAMDTTVCFYEDDIFVRECTECGFIERIGHDEEPDDKSKPQMIKVKEL
- a CDS encoding c-type cytochrome, coding for MKIILLLTLFSVLTGCTLSANQTVEESKQKQNQEVVAENSVSKELITQGAKYFRFRCGGCHEMSTEKGSSFGPHLEGIIGRKVGAVEGYDYSNALKEADFVWTEEVMANWLAKPESLLPGMCMTFKGVPDEDVRRAMIAFMKEPGL
- a CDS encoding Na+/H+ antiporter NhaC family protein, translating into MSWLSILPPIVAILIAVWKRQVIIALLMAIFTAELILVGGNPIHAFTDTVDRLVSVFSSAYNTRILMFSLLIGALIQLIKISGGVSALVNWLTRKEYVHNQRRAGMLPTILGSSIFIDTNMSVLTAGLSSQALFDKFKMSRARLAYIIDSTCAPISVLILLNGWGAAILGHVEKTGVANPTGVLVTSIGLNFYAIVTLLIVFYTVYTGKVYGPLKAEESKALEVPSEPLPPATKKRYMLWPLSFMVISILVFMYITGDGDLRQGSGSESVLWSVILSTLLIFGLLRFDAKRKTKELMEESFKGLGHLLPLVTLVLLAFALSDSMTDLKTGEFVAGAVGEFLPLWIIPALIFVLAGFISFTTGTSWGTFGILIPIAIPLAVSLGISPSLVLAAVLGGSVFGDHASPISDTTVISSLAAGCDLLDHVKTQLPYALFAGGISIVLYIIFGLIG